One genomic window of Comamonas serinivorans includes the following:
- a CDS encoding acyl-CoA dehydrogenase family protein codes for MDNMFSDALGQLLAEQCTPAVVRQIEGGADAAALWAQIAESGFADALVPESADGAGMVLKDACALWELIGRHALPLPLAETMLVRGWLAQAGASLPEGAIAMAPRARQAGGQVSAVGVRCAKVAQWVAVELGGETRLLAAAAASQTPAVFPLDAGLSWPEAVWTAAPVVPGAGDLQVAQAMVYAALLSGALMTCFERTLQFANERQQFGRPIGKFQIIQHELAQISEHAFSSRMAAQIACESRTLTPDPVRVAVGKARTSEAVVVVADFSHSIHGAIGFTAEFDLQLYTRRLHHWRVTAGSESHWHDVAGEALLADPSPLALDLIRRVSDAEASV; via the coding sequence ATGGACAACATGTTTAGCGATGCCCTGGGCCAGCTGCTGGCCGAGCAATGCACGCCCGCCGTGGTGCGCCAGATCGAAGGCGGCGCCGACGCCGCCGCGCTGTGGGCCCAGATCGCCGAGTCGGGCTTTGCCGACGCGCTGGTGCCCGAGTCCGCCGACGGCGCTGGCATGGTGCTGAAAGACGCCTGCGCGCTGTGGGAGCTGATCGGCCGCCACGCGCTGCCGCTGCCGCTGGCCGAAACCATGCTCGTGCGCGGCTGGCTGGCACAAGCCGGCGCCAGCCTGCCCGAGGGCGCCATCGCCATGGCGCCGCGCGCCAGGCAGGCTGGCGGTCAGGTCAGCGCGGTCGGTGTGCGCTGCGCCAAGGTGGCGCAGTGGGTGGCGGTCGAGCTGGGGGGGGAGACCCGCCTGCTGGCCGCAGCCGCAGCCAGCCAGACCCCCGCCGTGTTCCCGCTGGACGCCGGCCTGAGCTGGCCCGAGGCCGTCTGGACGGCGGCGCCCGTGGTGCCCGGCGCCGGCGACCTGCAGGTCGCCCAGGCCATGGTGTATGCCGCGCTGCTGTCGGGCGCGCTGATGACCTGCTTCGAGCGCACGCTGCAGTTCGCCAACGAACGCCAGCAGTTCGGCCGGCCCATCGGCAAGTTCCAGATCATCCAGCACGAGCTGGCGCAGATTTCGGAACACGCCTTCTCGTCGCGCATGGCGGCGCAGATCGCCTGCGAAAGCCGCACGCTCACGCCGGACCCGGTGCGGGTGGCCGTGGGCAAGGCACGCACCAGCGAAGCCGTGGTCGTGGTGGCCGATTTCAGCCACTCCATCCACGGCGCCATCGGCTTCACGGCCGAGTTTGACCTGCAGCTCTACACGCGTCGCCTGCACCACTGGCGCGTGACGGCCGGCAGCGAGAGCCACTGGCACGACGTGGCGGGCGAAGCGCTGCTCGCCGACCCCAGCCCGCTGGCGCTGGACCTGATTCGCCGCGTGTCCGACGCAGAAGCGTCGGTGTGA
- a CDS encoding acyl-CoA dehydrogenase family protein: MSSIASLTITQIPAEAEALRAEVRAFLTEATAKIPAHIRAKSWSGFDPEFSKALGAKGWLGMTFPKEYGGGGRTAFERYVLVEEFLNFGAPVGSHWIAERQSGPLLLKYGTDEQKRTILPKIAQGELYCCIGMSEPNSGSDLASVKTRAEKNDQGWLLNGQKIWTTNAHHCHYMIALVRTSGTTEDRQKGLSQVLVDLSLPGITVRPIEDLAGDSHFCEVFFDNVQLSADALVGNEGQGWEQVNAELAFERSGPERIFSSVVLFDQWLAYIRTPAGKRPESTRLAGQILTRMAPLRAMSIAIQEKLARHESPIVEAALVKDQGTVLEQYIPAAIADDLLSRDEADVPFELMQTLTYVTHIAPCYTLRGGTRSILRGMIARGLGLR; this comes from the coding sequence ATGAGCTCCATCGCCTCACTGACCATCACGCAGATCCCGGCCGAGGCCGAAGCGCTGCGCGCCGAGGTGCGCGCCTTCCTGACCGAGGCCACGGCCAAGATCCCGGCGCACATCCGCGCCAAGTCGTGGTCGGGCTTCGACCCCGAGTTCTCCAAGGCGCTGGGCGCCAAGGGTTGGCTCGGCATGACCTTTCCCAAGGAATACGGCGGTGGCGGCCGCACGGCGTTCGAGCGCTACGTGCTGGTCGAGGAGTTCCTCAACTTCGGCGCACCCGTGGGCTCGCACTGGATCGCCGAACGCCAGAGCGGCCCGCTGCTGCTGAAGTACGGCACCGACGAGCAAAAGCGCACCATCCTGCCCAAGATCGCCCAGGGCGAGCTGTACTGCTGCATCGGCATGAGCGAGCCCAACTCCGGCTCTGACCTGGCCAGCGTGAAAACGCGCGCCGAGAAGAACGACCAGGGCTGGTTGCTCAACGGCCAGAAAATCTGGACCACCAACGCCCACCACTGCCACTACATGATCGCGCTGGTGCGCACCTCGGGCACCACCGAAGACCGGCAAAAGGGCCTGTCGCAGGTGCTGGTCGACCTGTCGCTGCCCGGCATCACCGTGCGCCCCATCGAAGACCTGGCCGGCGACAGCCACTTCTGCGAGGTGTTCTTCGACAACGTGCAGCTCAGCGCCGACGCGCTGGTGGGCAACGAAGGGCAGGGCTGGGAGCAGGTGAACGCCGAGCTGGCCTTCGAGCGCAGCGGCCCCGAGCGCATCTTCTCGTCGGTCGTGCTGTTCGACCAGTGGCTGGCCTACATCCGCACGCCCGCCGGCAAGCGCCCCGAATCCACCCGCCTGGCCGGGCAGATCCTCACGCGCATGGCCCCGCTTCGCGCCATGTCCATCGCCATCCAGGAAAAGCTGGCGCGCCACGAAAGCCCCATCGTCGAGGCCGCGCTGGTCAAGGACCAGGGCACGGTGCTGGAGCAGTACATCCCGGCGGCCATCGCCGATGACCTGCTGTCGCGCGACGAGGCGGATGTCCCGTTCGAGCTGATGCAGACCCTCACCTACGTGACCCACATCGCGCCGTGCTACACGCTGCGCGGCGGCACGCGCTCCATCCTGCGGGGCATGATCGCCCGCGGCCTGGGACTGCGTTGA
- a CDS encoding CaiB/BaiF CoA transferase family protein: MTEQTAAPTGAPVAALQGIRVLDLSRVLAGPWAAQTLGDLGAEVIKIERPGSGDDTRTWGPPFLKDKEGNTTTDAAYYFCTNRNKRSVAVDMAKPAGQQLIVELAKQCDVLIENFKFGNLKQYGLDYDSLKVVNPRLIYCSVTGFGQTGPYAPRPGYDFLIQGMDGLMSVTGLPDGEPGGGPMKAGVAITDVLTGLFSSTAILAAIQARNITGRGQHIDMALLDVGVACMINQAMNYLYSGENPQRMGNAHPNTLPYQDFPTSDGYMIVAIGNDGQFARFCKATGKPWSDDPKFKTNAARIVNRTELIAMVRQLTVTKTTKEWVEFLEKAQVPCGPINTLADVFADPHVKARGMQISMTHPVGGEIPLVASPMRFSDTPVQYRTAPPPLGYHTREVLKDTLFLSDAQIDDLTTQGVLG; this comes from the coding sequence ATGACCGAACAGACTGCTGCCCCGACGGGCGCACCCGTGGCCGCCCTGCAGGGCATCCGGGTGCTGGATTTGTCCCGCGTGCTGGCGGGCCCCTGGGCCGCCCAGACGCTGGGTGACCTGGGCGCCGAGGTGATCAAGATCGAGCGCCCCGGCTCGGGTGACGACACGCGCACCTGGGGCCCGCCCTTCCTGAAGGACAAGGAGGGCAACACCACCACCGACGCCGCCTATTACTTCTGCACCAACCGCAACAAGCGCTCGGTGGCGGTGGACATGGCCAAGCCGGCAGGGCAGCAGCTCATCGTCGAGCTGGCCAAGCAGTGCGATGTGCTGATCGAGAACTTCAAGTTCGGCAACCTCAAGCAGTACGGGCTGGACTACGACAGCCTCAAGGTCGTCAACCCGCGCCTCATCTACTGTTCGGTGACCGGGTTCGGCCAGACCGGCCCGTACGCGCCGCGCCCCGGCTATGACTTCCTGATCCAGGGCATGGACGGCCTGATGAGCGTGACTGGCCTGCCCGATGGCGAGCCGGGCGGCGGCCCCATGAAGGCCGGCGTGGCCATCACCGATGTGCTGACGGGCCTGTTTTCCAGCACGGCGATTCTGGCGGCCATCCAGGCACGCAACATCACCGGGCGCGGCCAGCACATCGACATGGCGCTGCTGGACGTGGGCGTGGCCTGCATGATCAACCAGGCCATGAATTACCTGTACTCGGGCGAGAACCCGCAGCGCATGGGCAACGCCCACCCGAACACGCTGCCGTACCAGGACTTCCCAACCTCGGACGGCTACATGATCGTGGCCATTGGCAACGACGGCCAGTTCGCGCGTTTCTGCAAAGCCACCGGCAAGCCCTGGAGCGACGACCCCAAGTTCAAGACCAATGCCGCGCGCATCGTCAACCGCACCGAATTGATCGCCATGGTGCGTCAGCTCACGGTCACCAAAACGACCAAGGAATGGGTCGAGTTCCTGGAAAAGGCCCAGGTGCCGTGCGGCCCGATCAACACGCTGGCCGACGTGTTCGCCGATCCGCACGTGAAGGCGCGCGGCATGCAGATCAGCATGACGCACCCCGTTGGCGGCGAGATCCCGCTGGTGGCCAGCCCCATGCGCTTTTCCGACACCCCGGTGCAGTACCGCACGGCACCGCCGCCCCTCGGTTACCACACGCGCGAAGTGCTCAAGGACACGCTGTTCCTGAGCGACGCCCAGATCGACGACCTCACGACCCAAGGAGTGCTCGGATGA
- a CDS encoding Bug family tripartite tricarboxylate transporter substrate binding protein, protein MKSNSFTRRAMSATVGAAVLLGAGLAGPAHAADKAYPNRTVTFIVPFPPGSATDTSARYFGKKLTDLTGQAVVIDNRPGGNGFIAVNAALNAKPDGYTVFFGSNSTLAVNAALFKKLPYDPVKDFKPLSLSVLTPAVLATPAGSKYKTMADLIAAAKANPGKLNYGAGSAGYQLMAELFNEQAKVKTTNIPFKGASESMQAIVANTIDFSFVEITSALELINSGKARGLALAHTQRVPAAKDIPTAAEAGLPGFTAYAWVGAMMPAKVPAAETKVMADLMTKIVQLPETKAFYEKLGAEAAKGGPAEFAAFQLKEIEQWKRIAKIAGVELQ, encoded by the coding sequence ATGAAATCGAATTCCTTCACCCGCCGCGCCATGAGCGCCACCGTGGGCGCCGCCGTGTTGCTGGGCGCGGGCCTGGCCGGGCCTGCACATGCCGCTGACAAGGCCTACCCCAACCGCACCGTCACCTTCATCGTGCCGTTTCCGCCAGGTTCGGCCACGGACACCTCGGCGCGCTACTTCGGCAAGAAGCTCACCGACCTGACCGGTCAAGCCGTGGTCATCGACAACCGCCCGGGCGGCAACGGCTTCATCGCCGTGAACGCGGCGCTCAATGCCAAGCCCGACGGCTACACCGTCTTCTTCGGCAGCAACTCCACGCTGGCCGTCAATGCCGCCTTGTTCAAGAAGCTGCCCTACGACCCGGTCAAGGACTTCAAGCCGCTGAGCCTGTCGGTGCTGACGCCGGCCGTGTTGGCCACGCCTGCGGGCTCCAAATACAAGACCATGGCCGACCTGATCGCCGCCGCCAAGGCCAACCCCGGCAAGCTGAACTACGGCGCCGGCTCGGCCGGCTACCAGCTGATGGCCGAGCTGTTCAACGAGCAGGCCAAGGTCAAGACGACCAACATCCCGTTCAAGGGCGCGAGCGAGTCCATGCAGGCCATCGTGGCCAACACCATCGACTTCAGCTTCGTCGAGATCACCTCGGCGCTCGAGCTCATCAACTCGGGCAAGGCCCGCGGCCTGGCGCTGGCGCACACCCAGCGCGTGCCCGCGGCCAAGGACATCCCCACGGCGGCCGAAGCCGGTCTGCCGGGCTTCACAGCCTACGCCTGGGTGGGCGCCATGATGCCGGCCAAGGTGCCGGCCGCCGAGACCAAGGTGATGGCCGACCTGATGACCAAGATCGTGCAGCTGCCTGAAACCAAGGCCTTCTACGAGAAGCTGGGCGCCGAAGCCGCCAAGGGCGGGCCGGCCGAGTTCGCGGCCTTCCAGCTCAAGGAAATCGAACAATGGAAACGCATCGCCAAGATCGCTGGAGTTGAATTGCAATGA
- a CDS encoding Bug family tripartite tricarboxylate transporter substrate binding protein, with translation MPLQATPCARRPVLAALTMTLGLGLLAPAAQAADDWPRQKPITLVIPFPPGGPTDMVGRVLAQQVSEQIGQTIVVDNRPGANANIGNALVAKAPADGYTILYNTSSIALSPSLYKKLNYDVKKDLAPVLLTATVPMALVVHPKMPVKNVAEFVAHAKANPGKLTYGSAGAGNTTHLTAFRMGQGFGLDTRHVPYKGSAPADADLVAGHIDFMTDTINSVAPFIADNKLRLLAVSTGKRLANFPNTPTLAEAGLKGFDVGAWQGVMVPAKTPKPIVDRLNAEFTKALNTPAVLDKLKLQSAVPLGSTPAEYGAYIDAEIKRWAGVIKDTGVSLD, from the coding sequence ATGCCTTTGCAAGCCACGCCTTGCGCGCGCCGCCCTGTGCTGGCCGCGCTCACCATGACCCTGGGCTTGGGCCTGCTGGCCCCTGCGGCCCAGGCGGCCGATGACTGGCCCCGGCAAAAGCCCATCACCCTGGTGATCCCGTTCCCGCCCGGTGGGCCGACCGACATGGTGGGTCGGGTGCTGGCGCAGCAGGTGTCCGAGCAGATCGGCCAGACCATCGTGGTGGACAACCGGCCCGGCGCCAACGCCAACATCGGCAACGCGCTGGTGGCCAAGGCCCCGGCCGATGGCTACACCATCCTCTACAACACCTCGTCCATCGCGCTCAGCCCCTCGCTCTACAAAAAGCTGAACTACGACGTGAAGAAGGACCTGGCGCCGGTGCTGCTGACGGCCACCGTGCCCATGGCTTTGGTCGTGCACCCCAAGATGCCGGTCAAGAACGTGGCCGAGTTCGTGGCCCACGCCAAGGCCAACCCCGGCAAGCTGACTTACGGCTCGGCCGGCGCGGGCAACACCACGCACCTCACGGCCTTCCGCATGGGGCAGGGCTTTGGCCTCGACACGCGCCACGTACCCTACAAGGGCAGCGCCCCGGCCGATGCCGACCTGGTTGCCGGCCACATCGACTTCATGACCGACACCATCAACTCGGTCGCGCCCTTCATCGCCGACAACAAGCTGCGCCTGCTGGCCGTCAGCACCGGCAAGCGCCTGGCCAACTTCCCCAACACGCCCACGCTGGCCGAAGCTGGCCTCAAGGGCTTCGATGTCGGCGCCTGGCAAGGCGTGATGGTGCCGGCCAAGACGCCCAAGCCCATCGTGGACCGCCTGAACGCCGAGTTCACCAAGGCCCTGAACACCCCGGCGGTGCTGGACAAGCTCAAGCTGCAAAGCGCGGTGCCGCTGGGGTCCACCCCGGCCGAGTATGGCGCCTACATCGACGCCGAGATCAAGCGCTGGGCGGGCGTCATCAAGGACACGGGCGTGTCGCTTGATTGA
- a CDS encoding MaoC family dehydratase has protein sequence MGRGFVWQELQVGQQLRTFRRTITEADLVNFVNATGMLEAIFLDTTFEGAAMRGRPVPGALTYTFIEGFILQSMIQGTGLAMLELHQQILAPVCVGDSIEALVEVTDIRPTSQSGRAVVTSRVDVFNQSGTQVMRYVATRLLAGEGQT, from the coding sequence ATGGGGCGTGGCTTCGTCTGGCAAGAGCTGCAGGTGGGCCAGCAGCTGCGCACCTTCCGGCGCACCATCACCGAGGCGGACCTGGTCAACTTCGTCAACGCCACCGGCATGCTGGAGGCGATCTTCCTGGACACCACCTTTGAAGGCGCGGCCATGCGGGGCCGCCCGGTGCCCGGCGCGCTCACCTACACCTTCATCGAAGGCTTCATCCTGCAGTCCATGATCCAGGGCACGGGCCTGGCCATGCTGGAGCTGCACCAGCAGATCCTGGCGCCCGTGTGCGTGGGCGACTCCATCGAGGCCCTGGTCGAGGTGACCGACATCCGCCCGACCAGCCAGAGCGGCCGCGCCGTGGTCACCTCGCGCGTGGACGTGTTCAACCAGTCTGGCACCCAGGTGATGCGCTACGTGGCCACGCGCCTGCTGGCGGGCGAGGGGCAGACCTGA
- a CDS encoding LysR family transcriptional regulator: MISTDFRQLRHFVVLAHTLNYRKAAEQLHMAQPPLSASIRRLEERLGVQLFERDRRGTALTAAGLLALPHAEQALHHAQAFATAAQAAAVGERGHLHIGFVGSTTYELLPRLVQLVRERLPQVELELTESPSSDLCAMLRQGALHAALLRYPVTVAQGLNLQPLHEDSLIAAVPAGHALAARKRVALAELQGQPFIQYSPTQVPGLHALIEAACQRAGFQPRSQQHATQAQTILSLVQAGLGVALVPAAMARTATHGVHFLPLNDVGHMSATGVALAWEPERDTPLTQRFRELLMQALPGWAL; this comes from the coding sequence ATGATATCAACCGATTTTCGCCAGCTGCGGCATTTCGTGGTGCTGGCCCACACGCTGAACTACCGCAAGGCCGCCGAACAGCTGCACATGGCGCAGCCGCCGTTGTCGGCCTCCATCCGCCGGCTGGAAGAGCGCCTGGGGGTGCAACTGTTCGAGCGCGACCGGCGCGGCACGGCGCTGACCGCCGCCGGCCTGCTGGCCCTGCCCCATGCCGAGCAGGCCTTGCACCACGCGCAGGCCTTTGCCACGGCTGCGCAAGCCGCCGCCGTGGGCGAGCGCGGCCACCTGCACATCGGCTTTGTGGGCTCGACCACCTACGAGCTGCTGCCCCGCCTGGTGCAGCTGGTGCGCGAGCGCCTGCCCCAGGTCGAGCTGGAGTTGACCGAAAGCCCCAGCAGCGACCTGTGCGCCATGCTGCGCCAGGGCGCGCTGCATGCAGCCTTGCTGCGCTACCCGGTCACCGTGGCCCAGGGGCTGAACCTGCAACCCCTGCACGAAGACAGCCTGATCGCCGCCGTGCCCGCCGGCCATGCCCTGGCCGCGCGCAAACGCGTGGCGCTGGCCGAGCTGCAGGGCCAGCCCTTCATCCAGTACAGTCCCACGCAGGTGCCCGGCCTGCACGCACTCATCGAAGCCGCCTGCCAGCGCGCGGGCTTCCAGCCCCGCTCCCAGCAGCATGCGACGCAGGCGCAGACCATCCTGAGCCTGGTGCAGGCCGGCCTGGGCGTGGCGCTGGTGCCCGCTGCCATGGCGCGCACCGCCACGCACGGCGTCCACTTCCTGCCGCTGAACGACGTCGGCCACATGTCGGCCACCGGCGTCGCCCTGGCCTGGGAGCCCGAACGCGACACCCCGCTGACCCAGCGATTTCGCGAGCTGCTGATGCAGGCCCTGCCGGGATGGGCGCTGTGA